One window of Vibrio sinaloensis genomic DNA carries:
- a CDS encoding inorganic phosphate transporter, which produces MDILANYGTVLIIIAAVFGFMMAIGIGANDVANAMGTSVGSKALTVKQAIIIAMIFEFAGAYLAGGEVTDTIRKGVIETSLFAHQPDVLVFGMMSALLAAGTWLLLASYMGWPVSTTHSIIGAIIGFACVSVGTEAVDWGSVQGIVGSWIITPVISGFFAYVIFVSAQRLIFDTEKPLFNAKRFVPVYMFITTMVIALVTIKKGLKHVGLHLSNGEAWMWAAAVSAIVMAGGYVYIQKKFASREDDHGFAGVEGIFSVLMVITACAMAFAHGSNDVANAIGPLSAVVSTVEHMGEISGKSTIAWWILPLGGFGIVVGLATLGHKVMATVGTGITELTPSRGFAAQLATACTVVLASGTGLPISTTQTLVGAVLGVGFARGIAALNLGVVRNIVASWIVTLPAGALLAVVFFYAIQAMFI; this is translated from the coding sequence ATGGATATCCTTGCGAACTATGGCACTGTCCTGATTATTATTGCAGCAGTCTTTGGCTTTATGATGGCTATTGGTATTGGCGCAAATGACGTCGCCAATGCGATGGGCACATCAGTCGGCTCTAAGGCACTTACAGTAAAACAAGCGATCATCATTGCGATGATCTTTGAATTTGCTGGCGCATATTTGGCAGGTGGCGAAGTAACCGACACTATCCGTAAAGGCGTTATCGAAACGTCACTCTTTGCTCATCAGCCTGACGTACTTGTGTTTGGTATGATGTCTGCCTTGCTTGCGGCGGGTACTTGGCTACTGCTTGCGTCCTACATGGGCTGGCCGGTATCTACCACCCACTCTATCATCGGCGCCATCATCGGTTTTGCCTGTGTATCGGTTGGTACAGAAGCCGTCGACTGGGGCAGCGTTCAAGGTATTGTAGGTAGCTGGATTATCACTCCAGTGATTTCTGGCTTCTTTGCCTACGTGATTTTTGTCAGTGCACAACGCCTGATCTTCGATACCGAAAAGCCACTATTTAACGCGAAGCGCTTTGTGCCGGTATACATGTTTATCACCACTATGGTTATCGCACTGGTAACGATCAAGAAAGGTCTTAAACACGTCGGTCTGCACCTATCGAATGGCGAAGCTTGGATGTGGGCCGCGGCGGTTTCAGCGATCGTGATGGCCGGCGGTTACGTTTACATTCAAAAGAAATTTGCTAGCCGCGAAGACGACCATGGCTTTGCCGGCGTAGAAGGTATCTTCAGCGTACTGATGGTGATCACTGCGTGTGCAATGGCATTTGCTCACGGCTCTAACGACGTAGCGAACGCGATCGGTCCATTGTCTGCCGTGGTATCTACCGTTGAACACATGGGTGAGATTTCAGGTAAAAGCACCATCGCATGGTGGATTCTACCTCTAGGTGGTTTCGGTATTGTGGTTGGCCTTGCGACCCTCGGTCATAAAGTAATGGCGACAGTGGGTACTGGTATTACCGAACTAACGCCTAGCCGTGGTTTTGCTGCGCAGCTTGCTACGGCATGTACTGTTGTGCTGGCATCCGGTACCGGTCTACCTATCTCGACAACACAAACGTTAGTTGGTGCGGTTCTTGGTGTTGGTTTCGCACGCGGCATCGCAGCCCTCAACCTAGGTGTGGTTCGTAATATCGTTGCTTCGTGGATCGTCACACTGCCTGCAGGTGCCCTACTTGCGGTAGTCTTCTTCTACGCGATTCAAGCAATGTTCATTTAA
- a CDS encoding TIGR00153 family protein — MPVNTIMGLFAKSPIKPLQRHVVCVNECCSHLVNFFEVSSKGDWEKAAEIRAQISHLEKEADVLKREIRLKLPRGLFMPVDRSDMLELLTQQDKLANLAKDIAGRVYGRQLIIPAPLQENFIAYVKRCLDAADQAQKVINELDELLETGFKGREVTLVAEMIHQLDVIEDDTDAMQIELRQQLMAIEADLNPVDVMFLYKILEWVGGIADQAQRVGARLEVMLSRS; from the coding sequence ATGCCAGTAAATACAATTATGGGGTTATTTGCAAAGTCCCCTATTAAACCTTTGCAGCGCCACGTTGTGTGTGTCAACGAATGTTGCTCGCACCTAGTCAACTTCTTTGAAGTGAGTTCAAAGGGTGATTGGGAGAAAGCCGCGGAAATTCGTGCACAAATTTCTCATCTAGAGAAAGAAGCCGACGTACTAAAGCGCGAAATTCGTCTCAAACTTCCTCGTGGTTTGTTTATGCCAGTCGACCGCAGCGACATGCTGGAGCTTCTGACACAGCAAGACAAACTCGCCAACCTTGCAAAAGACATTGCTGGCCGCGTATATGGCCGCCAATTGATTATCCCTGCACCTCTTCAAGAGAACTTCATCGCTTACGTTAAACGCTGTTTAGATGCAGCAGACCAAGCGCAGAAAGTGATCAATGAGCTTGATGAGTTATTGGAAACTGGATTCAAAGGTCGTGAGGTTACCCTTGTGGCTGAAATGATCCATCAACTGGATGTGATTGAGGACGACACTGACGCAATGCAGATCGAGCTTCGCCAACAATTAATGGCGATTGAAGCGGATCTAAACCCTGTTGATGTGATGTTCCTTTACAAAATTCTAGAGTGGGTAGGTGGTATTGCCGATCAAGCGCAGCGCGTGGGTGCTCGTCTTGAAGTCATGCTATCTCGCTCATAA
- a CDS encoding inorganic triphosphatase: METEIELKFFVSSDFSETLRSKISETKVLQHSCRELGNTYFDTPDNWLRQHDIGLRIRRFDEVYVQTVKTAGRVVAGLHQRPEYNAEHNSNQPDLNLHPTDIWPQGKDIESLQSELTPLFSTNFTREQWLIGMPDGSQVEVAFDQGAVEANDKQDPICEVELELKSGQTDALFTLARSLCEHGGMRLGNLSKAAKGYRLAMDYPGDEAKPLALVNTSKQDTVESCFINSLEHALSHWHYHEQIYAERDSIHALHEIKNAISFIRQILTVYGGVVPRRASAILRQELKWLEQELEWLHDNDYLEDLLDDKGHALRKLDARKFLVAELKLIQEQMPSREQMLDLINSARYTGLLLDLSRWILTRGWQPFLDDKAREKMALNIEHFSIEQLDRTWAELMEAFPPEQNLTAEDYIEQQYRLMRNLYTGISFASLYDDEERNSFRLPWSDLLHGTDDLLKLKTLEQLVEKLETEEREQLQRWLIRQQTSILHAMEQTRIICIEAQPYWRD, encoded by the coding sequence ATGGAAACCGAGATAGAACTGAAGTTTTTTGTTTCTTCTGATTTTTCAGAGACTTTACGCAGTAAGATTTCTGAAACCAAAGTACTTCAGCATAGCTGTCGCGAGCTGGGCAATACCTACTTTGATACCCCTGACAATTGGTTACGTCAACACGATATCGGCTTGCGCATTCGCCGCTTTGATGAAGTTTATGTGCAAACGGTCAAAACCGCTGGACGGGTGGTCGCAGGGCTGCATCAAAGGCCTGAATACAACGCTGAACACAACAGCAATCAACCTGATCTCAATTTGCACCCCACCGATATATGGCCACAAGGTAAAGATATCGAATCGCTGCAATCTGAACTTACTCCTTTATTCTCCACCAATTTTACGCGCGAGCAGTGGTTGATTGGTATGCCAGACGGCAGTCAGGTCGAAGTCGCTTTTGACCAAGGTGCAGTGGAAGCCAATGATAAGCAAGATCCGATTTGTGAAGTCGAACTTGAGCTCAAGTCCGGTCAAACCGATGCGCTATTTACCTTAGCTCGCAGTTTGTGTGAACACGGGGGGATGCGCTTAGGCAACTTAAGTAAAGCGGCAAAAGGGTATCGCCTCGCCATGGATTACCCAGGGGATGAAGCGAAACCGCTGGCGCTGGTTAACACCAGTAAACAGGATACGGTTGAGTCTTGCTTTATTAACTCGCTGGAACACGCTTTATCTCATTGGCACTATCATGAGCAAATATATGCAGAGCGCGATTCTATTCATGCTCTGCACGAGATCAAAAACGCCATCAGTTTTATTCGCCAGATTTTAACCGTATACGGTGGTGTAGTGCCTCGCCGAGCGAGCGCGATTTTGCGTCAAGAGCTAAAGTGGTTAGAGCAAGAGTTAGAATGGCTGCACGATAACGACTATTTAGAAGACTTGCTGGATGACAAAGGTCATGCGCTGCGCAAGCTCGACGCACGTAAATTCTTAGTCGCGGAGTTGAAGCTTATCCAGGAGCAAATGCCATCGCGTGAACAGATGTTGGATCTGATCAACTCGGCGCGTTACACCGGATTGTTGCTCGATCTCAGTCGCTGGATTTTGACCCGTGGCTGGCAACCCTTTTTAGATGACAAAGCACGTGAAAAAATGGCGCTCAATATCGAGCACTTTTCGATAGAGCAACTCGACCGAACTTGGGCTGAGTTGATGGAGGCGTTTCCTCCCGAGCAAAATCTCACTGCTGAGGATTATATCGAGCAGCAGTATCGCTTAATGCGAAATCTCTATACCGGTATCAGTTTTGCCAGTCTGTATGATGATGAAGAGCGTAACAGTTTCCGTCTTCCTTGGAGCGATTTGCTGCACGGTACCGATGATTTACTCAAACTCAAAACGCTCGAGCAACTGGTTGAAAAGTTAGAGACGGAAGAACGTGAGCAGCTACAACGTTGGTTGATTCGTCAGCAGACTTCAATTTTGCATGCGATGGAGCAGACACGCATCATCTGTATTGAGGCTCAGCCATACTGGCGTGACTAA
- a CDS encoding potassium channel family protein — translation MNSDITKDDTKPMSLLSLILSFMALFVISGLLFFPLQPETRQVLIGLDFVICSIFLLQLSVDMIRATDRMKFLQRHWIDLLASIPMIEPLRYARLFSILRVILVIRSSHNLLRQLQQNKREATLASILLLLVVLLTAGSSIMLFIEGQSPEANIIDGGDALWWALVTISTVGYGDHYPVTNGGRILAAGLIICGVGLFGMISGLITSMITSPSKLQDLRSQNKERLLLELVEKQNQILERLDKLERIKGEQQKREP, via the coding sequence ATGAATAGTGATATTACCAAAGACGATACAAAACCGATGAGCTTGCTGTCACTGATCTTGTCATTTATGGCGCTATTTGTGATCTCGGGCTTATTGTTTTTCCCATTGCAGCCAGAAACTCGACAAGTTCTTATCGGCTTGGACTTTGTTATCTGTAGCATTTTTCTTCTTCAGCTAAGTGTAGACATGATCCGTGCGACAGACCGGATGAAATTCTTGCAACGCCACTGGATCGATTTGTTAGCCAGCATTCCGATGATCGAACCGCTCCGTTATGCGCGCCTATTCTCAATTCTGAGAGTGATATTGGTGATTCGCTCGAGTCATAACCTACTGCGTCAATTACAACAGAACAAACGTGAAGCGACGCTGGCCTCTATCCTATTGCTATTGGTGGTATTGCTGACAGCGGGCTCCAGCATCATGCTGTTTATAGAGGGGCAATCGCCTGAGGCGAATATCATCGACGGCGGCGACGCGCTGTGGTGGGCGTTGGTGACGATCTCCACCGTCGGTTATGGCGATCACTACCCAGTGACCAATGGCGGACGCATATTGGCTGCCGGGTTAATCATTTGTGGGGTCGGCTTGTTTGGTATGATCTCGGGTTTAATTACTTCAATGATCACTTCACCATCTAAACTGCAAGATCTGCGCTCACAAAATAAAGAACGATTGTTGCTTGAACTGGTCGAAAAACAGAACCAGATTCTTGAGCGTCTCGACAAACTGGAACGAATCAAGGGTGAGCAACAAAAACGAGAGCCTTAA
- a CDS encoding methyl-accepting chemotaxis protein: MTKMAFKPWERVITDVRLVPKMVMLMVFSTLLIIGKQLWDASTFHDSLLAATQNAQVAQQHYDAYLVQVAWQTGLLIIVFVAILLFAARVMLRQTQYLSDSIKMMAQRDLSQPIEMACKDEYGDVARELEKTRIQLQDMIRMQIDASQELSGLTEVMTLSMSETKESAQEEFNEIDQLATAMSEMTSTVQTVAGHAQNASSLTENASGSAATGQRFVQDTVLKISELSKDITASAQAVNQVEESVESIGSVVGTIQGISEQTNLLALNAAIEAARAGEAGRGFAVVADEVRNLAQRTQQATVEIQEMITQLQTSANSAVDLMEKSVVEAAEGVELVTNAGTELDGIVDQVNQINDMNFQIATAAGQQSSVAEEMNQNLTNVRELVEASVTVVSELLETSEIMQQNAEELDKKITSFKV; the protein is encoded by the coding sequence ATGACCAAGATGGCGTTTAAGCCGTGGGAACGAGTGATTACCGATGTTCGGCTCGTGCCCAAAATGGTAATGCTGATGGTGTTCAGTACATTACTGATTATCGGTAAGCAGTTGTGGGATGCGAGCACCTTTCATGATTCTCTTCTCGCTGCGACACAAAATGCTCAAGTAGCACAACAACATTACGATGCCTATCTTGTGCAAGTGGCATGGCAAACGGGTTTATTGATCATCGTGTTTGTCGCGATATTGTTGTTTGCAGCGCGTGTGATGCTGCGTCAAACACAGTATTTGAGCGATTCGATCAAGATGATGGCTCAGCGTGATCTTTCGCAACCCATTGAGATGGCGTGTAAAGATGAGTACGGTGATGTTGCGCGCGAACTAGAGAAGACCCGAATTCAGTTGCAAGACATGATTCGCATGCAGATTGATGCATCACAAGAGCTGTCAGGTTTGACCGAAGTGATGACACTCAGCATGTCGGAAACCAAAGAATCGGCACAAGAAGAGTTTAACGAAATTGATCAACTGGCGACGGCGATGAGTGAAATGACCTCGACGGTGCAAACTGTGGCGGGACATGCACAAAATGCCTCTTCTCTGACTGAGAATGCGTCAGGCTCTGCGGCCACCGGCCAACGTTTCGTTCAAGATACCGTACTTAAAATCAGTGAGCTTTCAAAAGACATTACTGCTTCAGCGCAAGCGGTTAATCAAGTAGAAGAGAGTGTCGAGTCGATTGGTAGCGTCGTGGGGACCATTCAAGGCATTTCTGAGCAAACCAACTTGCTGGCGCTAAACGCAGCGATTGAAGCGGCGCGCGCCGGCGAAGCGGGACGCGGGTTTGCCGTGGTCGCGGATGAAGTTCGCAATCTAGCCCAGCGCACTCAGCAAGCAACGGTCGAAATCCAAGAGATGATCACGCAGTTGCAAACCAGTGCAAACTCAGCGGTCGACTTGATGGAGAAGAGTGTGGTTGAGGCCGCTGAAGGGGTAGAGCTGGTTACTAACGCCGGGACTGAGTTGGATGGCATTGTTGATCAGGTCAATCAGATTAACGATATGAACTTCCAGATTGCCACCGCAGCAGGGCAGCAAAGCAGCGTGGCTGAAGAGATGAACCAGAATCTGACTAATGTTCGTGAGTTGGTCGAGGCATCCGTCACTGTGGTATCTGAGCTGTTAGAAACCTCAGAGATCATGCAGCAAAACGCCGAAGAACTGGATAAAAAGATCACTTCTTTTAAGGTCTAA
- the glnE gene encoding bifunctional [glutamate--ammonia ligase]-adenylyl-L-tyrosine phosphorylase/[glutamate--ammonia-ligase] adenylyltransferase, whose product MQLPESLIPHSRSALEPLNPSLTLAHWPESLREQLTYVAGLSQFISDTLSTDEHLQQQLPQMLSMSSRYQDYRQHLAQLLSECDTEEQGHRVLRQFRNREMVYIAWRDFTASWCLEQSLQHLSQLAEAMIFETYQWQYQACCQLWGTPTNAQGEAQPLLIIGMGKLGGGELNFSSDIDLIFTYPENGETQGVRRSIANAQFFTRLGQRIIKALDQQTFDGFCYRVDMRLRPFGDSGPLVMSFAALEDYYQEQGRDWERYAMIKARVMGSEMYPQYQELRQMLRPFVFRRYIDFSAIQSLRRMKSMISSEVRRRGLSNNIKLGAGGIREIEFIAQVFQLIRGGREPGLRQRGLLVTIDAIEELEQLTPQETTHLREAYKFLRRLENLLQAMADKQTQTLPECELEQLQLAVAMGYQTWSDLLADVQAHMANVHAVFADLIGDDEDEQQEVAQHFIELWDMAAKQDVLEHILEQDIAVEQPQSMAATIIQFKQDLAKKTLGPRGREVLNRLMPKIFSALYAHPDAKFGLPRVLHLLNKIATRTTYLELLDEHPAALVQLVRLCTASPMISEQLGRYPILLDELIDPQQLYNPIALDSYRIELRDFLARIPEDDMEQQMEALRQFKQICILRIAAADIAGVLPVMKVSDHLTYLAEAIVESVVNQAWLQMSEKYGEPTHVKERDGKGFAVVGYGKVGGWELGYNSDLDIVFLHDCPVHVYTDGKKEIDGRQFYLRLAQRIIHIFSTRTASGILYEVDTRLRPSGVSGLLVSPTDAFDEYQRQDAWTWEHQALVRARMIYGDTPLQQAFAQTRHQILCLERDQATLVKEVSEMRVKMREHLGGKKAGRFMLKQDPGGITDVEFLVQYLVLRFSQQKPKLTRWSDNVRIIETLTAQGILDQADAMALTHAYTEMRDQIHHRNLLNLDADVAEDKFVAERELVTQQWHQWLE is encoded by the coding sequence ATGCAACTGCCAGAAAGCCTCATACCTCACTCCCGATCGGCTCTTGAACCTTTAAACCCTTCACTCACTTTGGCGCATTGGCCAGAGTCGCTACGTGAGCAACTGACCTATGTTGCCGGTTTAAGCCAGTTTATTAGTGACACCTTGTCGACCGATGAGCACCTGCAACAGCAACTGCCACAGATGTTAAGCATGTCGTCACGTTATCAGGATTATCGACAACATTTGGCACAACTGCTGAGTGAGTGTGATACGGAAGAGCAAGGTCATCGTGTGCTGCGCCAGTTCCGCAATCGAGAAATGGTCTATATTGCTTGGCGAGACTTTACCGCCTCATGGTGTTTAGAGCAGAGTTTGCAGCATCTTTCTCAGCTGGCAGAAGCGATGATTTTCGAAACCTACCAATGGCAGTATCAGGCATGTTGTCAATTGTGGGGGACCCCAACCAACGCGCAAGGTGAAGCACAACCTTTGCTGATTATCGGTATGGGCAAACTGGGGGGCGGTGAACTTAACTTCTCTTCGGATATCGACTTAATCTTTACTTACCCGGAAAACGGCGAAACTCAAGGCGTGCGCAGAAGCATTGCCAATGCTCAGTTCTTTACTCGACTTGGTCAACGAATCATTAAAGCGCTTGATCAACAGACGTTTGATGGCTTTTGCTATCGCGTAGATATGCGCTTGCGCCCGTTTGGTGACAGTGGTCCGTTGGTGATGAGTTTTGCTGCCTTGGAAGATTACTACCAAGAGCAAGGCCGTGATTGGGAGCGTTATGCCATGATCAAAGCGCGGGTAATGGGCAGCGAAATGTATCCACAGTACCAAGAGCTTCGCCAAATGCTGCGCCCGTTTGTCTTCCGCCGTTACATCGACTTCAGTGCCATTCAGTCGCTGCGTAGAATGAAGTCGATGATCAGCAGTGAGGTTCGTCGTCGTGGACTGAGTAACAACATCAAACTCGGTGCTGGTGGCATTCGTGAAATCGAATTTATTGCTCAAGTGTTCCAACTTATTCGCGGTGGACGTGAACCTGGATTGCGTCAACGTGGCCTATTGGTCACCATAGATGCGATTGAAGAGCTTGAACAACTCACCCCACAAGAGACAACGCATCTGCGTGAGGCCTACAAGTTTTTACGTCGCCTAGAGAACCTGTTGCAAGCGATGGCCGACAAGCAAACTCAAACCCTACCTGAGTGCGAGTTGGAGCAATTGCAACTGGCCGTCGCGATGGGCTATCAAACATGGTCAGATCTTTTAGCCGATGTTCAGGCCCATATGGCCAATGTGCACGCGGTATTTGCTGATCTCATCGGGGATGACGAAGACGAGCAACAAGAGGTGGCTCAGCACTTCATTGAACTATGGGATATGGCCGCCAAACAAGATGTTCTTGAGCATATTCTTGAACAAGACATAGCGGTTGAGCAACCACAGTCGATGGCGGCGACCATTATTCAGTTCAAACAAGATTTAGCCAAAAAGACCTTGGGACCACGCGGACGTGAGGTGCTGAATCGACTGATGCCCAAAATTTTCTCGGCGCTGTATGCACACCCAGACGCTAAGTTTGGCTTACCCCGAGTGCTGCACCTACTGAACAAAATCGCCACTCGAACTACCTACCTAGAGTTACTCGACGAACACCCAGCAGCGTTAGTACAGTTGGTCCGTTTGTGTACAGCCAGCCCGATGATCTCTGAACAACTAGGGCGTTATCCAATTCTGCTTGATGAGTTGATTGACCCGCAACAACTCTATAACCCTATTGCTCTGGATAGCTATCGTATTGAATTGCGAGACTTCTTAGCTCGGATTCCAGAAGATGATATGGAACAGCAAATGGAAGCGCTGCGCCAATTTAAGCAGATTTGCATCTTAAGAATCGCCGCTGCAGACATAGCAGGCGTGTTGCCAGTAATGAAAGTAAGTGATCACTTAACCTATCTTGCAGAAGCGATCGTAGAGTCTGTGGTCAATCAAGCTTGGCTGCAAATGAGCGAGAAATATGGCGAACCGACGCATGTAAAAGAGCGAGATGGCAAAGGTTTCGCCGTTGTTGGGTATGGCAAAGTTGGCGGCTGGGAGCTCGGTTATAACTCGGATTTGGACATTGTTTTTCTTCACGACTGCCCAGTGCATGTGTACACCGATGGTAAGAAAGAGATAGACGGTCGCCAATTCTATTTACGTTTGGCGCAACGGATTATTCATATCTTCTCTACTCGCACCGCGTCAGGGATTCTTTATGAGGTCGACACCCGCCTGCGTCCCTCTGGTGTATCGGGTTTGCTGGTAAGTCCCACCGACGCGTTCGATGAGTATCAACGGCAAGATGCCTGGACTTGGGAGCACCAAGCGCTAGTGCGAGCGCGGATGATTTACGGTGATACGCCGTTGCAGCAAGCATTTGCTCAAACTCGTCATCAAATACTATGCCTTGAACGCGATCAGGCGACACTGGTCAAAGAGGTATCGGAGATGCGAGTGAAAATGCGCGAACACTTGGGGGGAAAGAAAGCGGGTCGCTTTATGCTTAAGCAAGACCCCGGGGGAATCACCGATGTCGAGTTTTTAGTCCAGTATTTGGTGCTGCGCTTTAGTCAGCAAAAGCCGAAACTTACTCGCTGGAGCGACAATGTACGGATTATCGAAACCTTAACGGCTCAGGGTATTCTTGACCAAGCAGACGCCATGGCGCTCACTCATGCTTATACTGAGATGCGTGATCAGATTCACCATCGAAACCTACTCAATCTCGATGCCGATGTTGCTGAAGATAAGTTCGTCGCTGAGCGAGAACTTGTTACTCAACAATGGCATCAGTGGTTAGAATAA
- the hldE gene encoding bifunctional D-glycero-beta-D-manno-heptose-7-phosphate kinase/D-glycero-beta-D-manno-heptose 1-phosphate adenylyltransferase HldE, protein MKPILPNYSDSGVLIIGDVMLDRYWYGPTGRISPEAPVPVVKVENNEERPGGAANVAMNIASLGGHAHIVGLTGIDEPAKVLNETLSALKVKCDFVGLPNYPTITKLRVLSRGQQLIRLDFEDQFENVDAELILDRMERALPKVKAVVLSDYAKGALEHVQLFIQKARAANVPVFIDPKGADFSRYRGATLLTPNLAEFELVAGKVKSDQDLVEKGLALIEKFDFDALLVTRSEHGMTLLRRGQEPFHLPTQAKEVYDVTGAGDTVISVLAASVAAGKPLDEACALANAAAGVVVGKLGTSTVSTIELAEAVHGSQDTDFGVISEKALIQAVKNAQAKGEKVVMTNGCFDILHAGHVSYLNHAAELGDRLIVAVNTDESVKRLKGPGRPVNPTDRRMAVLAGLGAVDWVVPFSEDTPQRIIGEVLPDLLVKGGDYKPEEIAGGKEVIANGGEVKVLNFEDGCSTTEIIDAIKGGKG, encoded by the coding sequence ATGAAGCCAATCCTGCCGAACTACAGTGATTCTGGTGTGCTGATCATTGGTGATGTGATGCTAGATCGATACTGGTATGGCCCGACTGGGCGAATCTCGCCAGAAGCGCCAGTGCCTGTAGTCAAAGTAGAAAATAATGAAGAGCGTCCAGGTGGTGCTGCCAACGTGGCAATGAACATTGCTTCTCTTGGTGGTCACGCTCATATTGTTGGTTTAACTGGGATTGATGAGCCGGCGAAAGTACTCAACGAAACGTTATCGGCGCTCAAGGTTAAGTGCGATTTCGTAGGCTTGCCTAACTACCCAACCATTACCAAGCTACGTGTACTTAGCCGCGGCCAGCAGTTGATCCGTCTTGATTTTGAAGATCAGTTCGAAAACGTCGATGCAGAGTTAATCCTCGACCGTATGGAACGCGCGCTACCTAAAGTGAAAGCTGTGGTGCTTTCGGATTACGCCAAAGGTGCACTTGAACACGTGCAGTTGTTTATCCAAAAAGCGCGTGCGGCGAATGTTCCGGTCTTTATTGATCCTAAAGGGGCTGACTTCTCTCGCTATCGCGGCGCGACTCTACTGACGCCAAATTTGGCTGAGTTTGAACTGGTCGCGGGTAAAGTGAAATCGGATCAAGATCTGGTTGAAAAAGGCCTAGCATTGATCGAAAAATTCGACTTTGATGCGCTACTAGTGACCCGCAGTGAACATGGCATGACGTTGCTGCGCCGAGGCCAAGAGCCTTTCCACCTGCCGACTCAAGCGAAAGAAGTCTACGATGTGACCGGTGCCGGTGATACGGTCATTTCAGTATTGGCCGCTTCTGTTGCCGCTGGCAAACCACTGGATGAAGCGTGTGCATTGGCGAACGCGGCGGCCGGAGTTGTGGTTGGCAAACTGGGAACGTCGACAGTATCGACAATTGAGCTGGCAGAGGCCGTGCATGGTAGCCAAGATACAGACTTTGGTGTGATTAGCGAAAAAGCGCTGATCCAAGCGGTGAAAAACGCGCAAGCCAAAGGAGAGAAGGTGGTGATGACCAACGGCTGCTTTGACATTTTGCACGCTGGTCATGTGTCATATCTAAACCATGCCGCTGAGCTGGGCGATCGATTAATTGTCGCGGTCAACACCGATGAATCGGTCAAGCGTCTTAAAGGACCAGGTCGCCCTGTCAACCCAACCGATCGTCGTATGGCTGTATTAGCGGGCTTAGGTGCGGTTGATTGGGTGGTGCCATTTAGCGAAGATACTCCGCAGCGCATAATTGGTGAAGTATTGCCTGACCTGTTGGTCAAAGGTGGCGATTACAAACCGGAAGAGATCGCCGGTGGCAAAGAGGTCATCGCCAATGGTGGCGAAGTGAAAGTACTTAACTTCGAAGATGGCTGTTCAACAACTGAAATCATTGATGCGATTAAAGGCGGTAAAGGGTAA
- the arcA gene encoding two-component system response regulator ArcA, translated as MQTPHILIVEDEQVTRNTLKSIFEAEGYAVFEASDGEEMHQVLSDNQVNLVIMDINLPGKNGLLLARELREQANVALMFLTGRDNEVDKILGLEIGADDYITKPFNPRELTIRARNLLNRSMNSSAVSEEKRSVDKYVFNGWVLDINSRSLVSPSGDGYKLPRSEFRALLHFCENPGKIQTRADLLKKMTGRELKPHDRTVDVTIRRIRKHFESVSGTPEIIATIHGEGYRFCGDLED; from the coding sequence ATGCAAACCCCGCACATTCTTATTGTTGAAGATGAGCAAGTAACTCGTAACACTCTTAAGAGTATTTTTGAAGCAGAGGGATACGCTGTTTTTGAGGCCAGTGACGGTGAAGAGATGCACCAGGTGCTGTCTGATAACCAAGTTAACCTAGTTATCATGGACATCAACCTTCCAGGCAAAAACGGTCTACTGCTTGCGCGTGAACTTCGCGAACAGGCTAACGTTGCGCTGATGTTTTTGACTGGCCGCGACAACGAAGTAGATAAAATCCTTGGTCTCGAAATTGGTGCTGATGACTACATCACCAAACCATTTAACCCACGTGAGCTCACTATCCGTGCGCGTAACCTGCTCAATCGCTCAATGAACTCAAGTGCGGTTAGCGAAGAGAAGCGCAGCGTCGATAAGTATGTGTTTAACGGTTGGGTACTCGACATCAATAGCCGCTCTTTGGTAAGCCCAAGCGGTGACGGTTACAAGCTACCCCGCTCTGAGTTCCGCGCGCTACTTCATTTCTGTGAAAACCCGGGCAAAATTCAGACTCGTGCAGACCTGCTTAAGAAGATGACTGGCCGTGAGCTCAAACCACACGACCGTACTGTAGACGTGACTATTCGTCGCATCCGTAAGCACTTCGAATCCGTGTCTGGTACGCCAGAAATCATCGCAACCATTCATGGTGAAGGCTACCGCTTCTGTGGCGATCTTGAAGACTGA